In Paenibacillus sonchi, a single genomic region encodes these proteins:
- a CDS encoding class I SAM-dependent methyltransferase, with the protein MMLKEISKYWTSSSVGYDKVIQTQFRSRKTVRLWKQLLIQGMGLKSRQKVLDVGTGPGFFSILLSQMGHQATAVDASRGMIERASRNFDRYGCKVQAYVGDAADLTAEPDNSFDAVVCRDMVWTLPDPQKAYAEWHRILKPGGTLIVFDGNYMYKENKSLFRRLWYALSWMLILITEKRIRQRSSREKSLLSELPFVNVLRPEADEQALLHAGFRIFDTRRNFIPARKLPLNYLKYGYENVNRFMIIAKKE; encoded by the coding sequence ATGATGCTAAAAGAAATCTCTAAATATTGGACCTCCAGCTCGGTTGGTTATGACAAGGTGATCCAGACTCAATTCCGCAGCAGGAAAACCGTCAGACTGTGGAAGCAGCTGCTTATTCAGGGAATGGGCCTCAAATCCCGGCAAAAAGTACTTGATGTAGGAACAGGTCCGGGATTTTTCTCTATCCTCTTGTCACAGATGGGGCATCAGGCAACAGCAGTGGATGCTTCACGGGGAATGATTGAACGGGCTTCGCGAAACTTTGACCGCTATGGATGCAAAGTCCAGGCATATGTGGGCGATGCAGCGGATTTAACTGCCGAGCCGGATAACAGCTTCGACGCAGTCGTCTGCCGTGATATGGTGTGGACGCTGCCCGATCCGCAGAAGGCCTATGCGGAGTGGCACCGCATTCTGAAGCCGGGCGGGACTCTGATTGTTTTTGACGGCAACTATATGTATAAGGAGAACAAGTCATTATTCCGCAGGCTCTGGTACGCTTTATCCTGGATGCTGATTCTGATTACGGAAAAAAGAATCCGGCAGCGCAGCAGCAGGGAAAAAAGCCTGCTCAGTGAACTGCCGTTTGTAAATGTACTCCGGCCTGAAGCAGATGAACAGGCTCTATTGCACGCAGGGTTCCGCATATTCGATACCCGCCGGAATTTCATTCCTGCCCGCAAGCTGCCGCTTAATTACCTGAAATATGGTTATGAGAATGTGAACCGGTTTATGATTATCGCTAAAAAGGAGTGA
- a CDS encoding nickel ABC transporter substrate-binding protein codes for MIILAAFIMIAGCSSNSNNSDATGQPSEGREKAVTVAISADPGIDQLDAGAYKGAMSVHAMIYDGLVEYGEKGSILPALAESWDISEDGKVYTFHLRHGVKFSDGTDFNAAAVKFSFERWMNDPANSLNVAAALQSMDVVDDHTLTMTFNKTYYPFLTELSFARPVRIISPSAVEPAGEVTGKFVKAVGTGAWMAESYKTDQEAVLVRNPYYWGEAPKLSKIILKVIPDPQSRVLALQSGAVDIAGGQPGKLPVESVPVIEGDSSLSLQKAPGTNSHFLIFNYNTPALQDLNVRKAINLAINKKSIIDDLLDGIGSEAKGLFPLTVPYVTDQNNTWYGFDPDEAKQLLAEAGYSDSNGDGIVEKDGAALEFSFVLQQAEFPEWKSVSELVQSELKAIGIAVNLQILEPNAYYDALWTTKAYDLIMYRTYDDAYNPHAFLLSLFHRTAEAPAVAWSDAELESFIDTAVGSTDLLVRQKAYDSIFGRLYGEAMFGALYFPEEVMAVNKRVKGFKPGYTTFTPVFWNQLDIGEE; via the coding sequence ATGATCATACTGGCTGCATTCATAATGATTGCGGGGTGCAGCAGCAACAGCAATAACAGCGATGCAACAGGCCAACCCTCCGAAGGGCGGGAGAAAGCGGTCACTGTAGCCATATCGGCAGACCCTGGTATAGATCAGCTCGATGCCGGTGCCTATAAAGGTGCGATGAGTGTACATGCGATGATCTATGACGGATTAGTGGAGTATGGGGAAAAAGGCAGCATTCTGCCGGCATTGGCAGAGTCCTGGGACATATCCGAAGACGGAAAAGTGTATACTTTTCATCTTCGCCATGGGGTGAAGTTCTCGGATGGCACTGATTTTAATGCCGCCGCGGTTAAATTCTCTTTTGAACGCTGGATGAACGATCCGGCTAATTCGTTGAATGTAGCTGCAGCGTTGCAGTCTATGGATGTTGTAGACGACCATACCCTCACCATGACCTTCAACAAAACCTATTATCCGTTCCTTACGGAGTTGTCTTTTGCAAGACCGGTTCGAATCATTAGCCCTTCTGCCGTAGAACCTGCCGGAGAGGTTACCGGGAAATTTGTCAAAGCGGTCGGCACCGGGGCATGGATGGCGGAGAGCTATAAGACGGATCAGGAGGCAGTGCTCGTCAGAAATCCTTATTACTGGGGAGAGGCCCCCAAGCTGTCCAAGATTATTCTCAAGGTTATTCCTGATCCGCAATCCAGAGTGCTGGCGCTGCAAAGCGGGGCTGTAGATATTGCAGGAGGCCAGCCCGGCAAGCTTCCGGTAGAAAGCGTACCGGTTATCGAAGGCGACTCCAGTTTGAGTCTGCAAAAAGCACCAGGAACAAATTCGCATTTCCTGATTTTTAATTACAACACTCCGGCTCTGCAGGACCTGAACGTGCGCAAAGCCATTAATTTAGCCATCAACAAAAAAAGCATTATCGATGATCTGCTGGATGGTATCGGCAGCGAAGCCAAAGGTCTATTCCCCTTAACCGTACCCTATGTGACAGATCAGAATAATACCTGGTATGGCTTCGACCCGGATGAAGCAAAACAGCTTCTTGCAGAAGCCGGTTATAGCGATTCTAATGGGGATGGAATCGTTGAAAAGGACGGCGCGGCGCTGGAGTTTAGTTTTGTACTGCAGCAAGCCGAGTTTCCGGAATGGAAATCCGTCAGTGAGCTGGTCCAGTCCGAGCTGAAGGCGATAGGTATTGCCGTGAATCTTCAGATCCTTGAGCCTAACGCGTATTATGATGCATTATGGACCACCAAGGCATACGACCTTATTATGTACCGTACCTACGACGATGCTTATAATCCGCATGCCTTTCTCCTGTCCCTGTTCCATAGGACTGCGGAGGCACCGGCTGTTGCTTGGTCGGACGCTGAATTGGAATCATTCATTGATACAGCGGTAGGAAGTACGGATCTGCTGGTGAGGCAAAAGGCTTATGACTCGATCTTTGGCAGGCTGTATGGGGAAGCCATGTTTGGAGCCCTATACTTTCCGGAAGAGGTCATGGCGGTGAACAAGCGGGTGAAGGGTTTCAAGCCCGGGTACACCACCTTCACACCGGTTTTCTGGAATCAGCTGGACATAGGTGAAGAATGA
- a CDS encoding ATP-binding cassette domain-containing protein, with amino-acid sequence MLGLERPSSGRVLYQGTDFTDWSLSKMRRIRGKLQVVFQNSLASFNPLFTVEQIIGEPLRNYGMGNAGARRDRIAETLELVGLEGRYMYRYPHELSGGQQQRIGIARAIALRPELIICDEPFSSLDASLRRQMMNLLQELKAQLGLAYIFITHDLSVVSRFCDRAAVMHQGQIVEEQSGGGLMKQAVHPYTQKLIASVPVQDPRLRRSDDRN; translated from the coding sequence TTGCTTGGATTGGAACGGCCGTCCTCCGGAAGGGTTCTCTACCAGGGTACAGATTTCACAGATTGGAGCTTAAGCAAAATGCGGAGAATTCGGGGCAAGCTGCAGGTCGTATTTCAGAACAGCCTCGCTTCGTTCAACCCGCTGTTTACAGTGGAGCAAATCATCGGCGAGCCGTTAAGGAATTACGGGATGGGAAATGCAGGGGCACGCAGGGACCGGATTGCAGAAACGCTGGAGCTGGTGGGTCTCGAAGGGCGGTACATGTACCGTTATCCGCATGAACTCAGCGGGGGCCAGCAGCAAAGAATCGGCATTGCCAGAGCGATTGCGCTTCGCCCGGAGCTGATTATCTGTGATGAGCCGTTCTCCAGTCTCGATGCCAGCCTGCGGAGGCAAATGATGAATTTGTTGCAGGAGCTGAAGGCTCAGCTGGGGCTGGCTTATATTTTTATTACACATGATCTGTCAGTCGTCAGCCGTTTCTGTGACAGGGCAGCTGTAATGCATCAGGGGCAGATTGTGGAGGAGCAATCGGGCGGCGGACTGATGAAGCAGGCGGTCCATCCGTATACCCAAAAACTTATAGCTTCGGTGCCTGTACAGGACCCCCGGCTAAGAAGGTCAGATGACCGAAATTAG